Proteins encoded in a region of the Elizabethkingia bruuniana genome:
- a CDS encoding lysylphosphatidylglycerol synthase transmembrane domain-containing protein, producing MAEAKKNNTLKTALTIGISLVFAVFFMWLATRGLNFSKIKEAFVKANYFWIFAAFVFGIMAYWIRAIRWNMFLEPMGYKISNSNALWTLSFGYLMNLTIPRSGEVARATALYGVEKVPVDKSFGTIILERVVDLFFMMLFLLLTAVFKYEALISFYNYLTKQKENTPQQEQGFPWKWLIVGCIGLGAVLFIAFRKKLQQTSIYAKVVNFGKGLVDGLKSIVQIKNKPKFFLYSAGIWTCYYFAAYLICFALPETSSFGFADGFFLITVGTLGMMVPASGGIGAYHLALKLGVMGLFLAWGKDPEAGAEVGLSYAFLSHTLQLFIMLSMGLISIPLLAKARKV from the coding sequence ATGGCAGAGGCTAAAAAAAATAATACACTAAAGACAGCCCTTACTATTGGAATATCTTTAGTGTTTGCTGTTTTTTTTATGTGGCTGGCTACAAGAGGACTTAATTTTTCAAAAATCAAAGAAGCTTTTGTTAAAGCCAATTATTTCTGGATTTTTGCAGCATTTGTCTTCGGGATTATGGCATACTGGATTCGTGCAATACGCTGGAATATGTTTCTGGAACCTATGGGCTACAAAATATCCAATTCCAACGCGCTTTGGACATTGTCTTTTGGCTATTTAATGAATCTTACTATTCCCCGAAGCGGAGAAGTAGCGAGAGCAACAGCTTTATATGGTGTGGAAAAAGTTCCGGTAGATAAATCTTTTGGAACCATTATCCTGGAAAGGGTAGTAGATCTGTTCTTTATGATGTTATTTTTGCTGCTTACTGCAGTTTTTAAATATGAAGCACTGATATCTTTCTATAATTATCTGACAAAGCAGAAAGAGAACACACCACAACAAGAACAAGGTTTTCCATGGAAATGGTTAATAGTAGGTTGCATAGGATTAGGAGCTGTACTGTTTATTGCTTTTCGTAAAAAGCTGCAGCAAACTTCGATATATGCTAAGGTTGTAAACTTTGGAAAAGGGCTTGTAGATGGTTTGAAATCCATAGTTCAGATAAAAAATAAGCCAAAGTTTTTTCTGTATTCAGCAGGGATTTGGACTTGTTACTATTTTGCTGCTTATTTAATATGCTTTGCCTTACCCGAAACTTCTTCTTTTGGATTTGCCGATGGTTTTTTCCTGATCACAGTAGGAACATTAGGAATGATGGTGCCGGCCTCAGGGGGTATTGGAGCTTATCATTTAGCACTGAAGTTAGGCGTAATGGGACTCTTTCTGGCTTGGGGAAAAGATCCTGAGGCTGGAGCCGAAGTAGGTCTAAGCTATGCTTTTTTGTCGCATACACTTCAACTATTTATTATGTTATCTATGGGGTTAATCTCTATACCACTTCTGGCAAAAGCCAGAAAAGTATAA
- a CDS encoding Fur family transcriptional regulator, whose protein sequence is MMDQKQKEKNIETVKSVLKQYLQDKGYRNTPERYAIIEEIYNLDHHFNVDDLYLLMIQKKYQVSKATIYNTIEIFLDAGLIRKHQFGEKTLTSSSYEKSYFDKQHDHLVIYKPGSDKEIDEIIEFCDPRIQGIKEAIENAFGVSIDNHSLYFYGYKKDN, encoded by the coding sequence ATGATGGACCAAAAACAAAAGGAAAAAAATATTGAAACTGTAAAGAGTGTTTTGAAACAGTATTTACAGGATAAAGGGTACCGTAACACACCGGAACGTTACGCTATTATCGAAGAAATCTACAATCTGGATCACCATTTTAATGTAGACGATTTGTATTTGTTGATGATTCAGAAGAAATATCAGGTTTCAAAAGCAACAATTTACAACACTATCGAGATCTTTTTAGATGCAGGATTGATTCGTAAGCACCAGTTTGGTGAAAAAACACTTACATCTTCCTCTTATGAGAAATCATATTTCGATAAGCAGCATGATCATTTGGTGATTTATAAACCGGGATCTGATAAAGAAATTGATGAGATTATAGAATTTTGTGACCCTAGAATTCAGGGAATTAAAGAGGCTATCGAAAACGCATTTGGTGTAAGTATTGATAACCATTCACTTTACTTCTACGGATATAAAAAAGATAACTAA
- the panD gene encoding aspartate 1-decarboxylase, with protein MLIEVFKSKIHRVKVTESDLNYIGSITIDEDLIDAAGLVVGERVYIVNVNNGERFDTYVIKGKRNSGEICLNGPAARKVHKGDIIIIIAYAQMTPEEAQTFQPKIVFPNEETNLLT; from the coding sequence ATGCTAATAGAAGTTTTTAAATCCAAAATTCACAGAGTTAAAGTAACTGAATCAGATCTTAATTATATAGGTAGTATTACTATAGATGAAGATCTTATCGATGCAGCAGGACTTGTTGTGGGAGAAAGAGTATATATTGTAAACGTGAATAACGGAGAAAGATTCGATACTTACGTGATAAAAGGAAAGAGGAATTCAGGAGAAATCTGTCTGAACGGACCTGCAGCACGTAAAGTACACAAAGGAGATATCATCATTATTATTGCTTATGCACAGATGACTCCGGAAGAAGCCCAAACATTCCAGCCCAAAATAGTTTTCCCGAACGAAGAAACTAACCTGTTAACTTAA
- a CDS encoding START-like domain-containing protein, with product MAKTKVHFEYPMHCQSEILYEYLASAEGLAEWFADDVVEKGDDFYFSWNGGEPEKATMIRYKPESFVRYRWEADEGTKNFFELTIVIDEITNDLALNVTDFADEGDEEEVQQYWDNLIENLQIKLGAA from the coding sequence ATGGCGAAAACAAAAGTACATTTTGAGTATCCAATGCATTGTCAATCAGAGATCTTGTATGAATATCTAGCAAGTGCTGAAGGACTGGCGGAATGGTTTGCGGATGATGTTGTGGAAAAAGGAGATGATTTCTATTTCAGCTGGAATGGAGGGGAACCCGAAAAAGCTACCATGATTCGTTATAAACCAGAAAGTTTTGTAAGATACAGATGGGAGGCAGATGAAGGGACAAAGAATTTTTTTGAATTAACTATCGTTATTGATGAGATCACCAATGACCTTGCCCTTAACGTTACAGATTTTGCAGATGAAGGCGATGAAGAAGAGGTACAACAGTACTGGGATAATCTTATCGAAAATCTACAGATAAAATTAGGTGCAGCTTAA
- a CDS encoding OstA-like protein, giving the protein MKRILFLFLLICITGAAQTIPTTPLKKDPYFNQSSAPKTKPGTTPEKIKLIHADSTNVRPELYEGNPFLRGNVEVHHQGSIFKGDEVVLYQKENFIKAKGNIDITNPDGTHLTSDEAEYDGNTRKAIAKGNVVLTDPKQTIKTETLYYDRNANTAYFNDGGVINVHQDNSVITTKIGTYYVNEQRIVFDSNYRIVNDEYITDGKNVNYLRGEGIAVFNGPTTVTNKKNPSNYVYTEQGRYLMNSKEVYLKKNSRIHYNGKILTGDDMYFNQITGFGKAIGNVKLDDPAENRYILGGYGEIYEKTDSAVITEKPYAIKVLKTDSVYIAAKKILAYQKLDSKTGQKKSYMRAFKQARMFKTNAQGRSDSLAYNETDGVMHFVGKPVFWAGERQVTGDTIRAYSTPDMQRIDSVRVMGDAFAISKVDSLNLKDEFNQVKGKIMTIYFQEGQLKEARVKGNAQAITYADNQDEKTKKVDRIGIAYSTCGEIITEFEEKKVQTITCNIGALTDLYPMSKVAKAKRFFPDFNWNTKDRLQRWRDIFLDTPNYPEKQYTSDNTLYDAAQGIIKSKEDAQKAKEPKRVKKE; this is encoded by the coding sequence ATGAAAAGAATCCTTTTTCTATTTCTTCTTATCTGTATTACAGGAGCAGCGCAGACTATTCCTACGACTCCTCTGAAAAAGGATCCTTACTTTAATCAAAGTAGCGCTCCGAAAACAAAACCAGGGACTACTCCGGAAAAGATTAAGCTAATCCATGCTGACAGTACCAATGTACGTCCTGAGCTTTATGAGGGGAATCCTTTCCTGAGAGGTAATGTAGAAGTACACCACCAGGGAAGTATATTCAAAGGGGATGAGGTTGTTCTGTATCAGAAAGAAAATTTCATTAAAGCGAAAGGTAATATAGATATTACCAATCCGGACGGAACACATCTTACATCTGATGAAGCTGAATATGATGGTAATACCAGAAAAGCTATTGCTAAAGGAAATGTTGTCCTTACAGACCCGAAACAAACCATTAAAACGGAAACGTTGTATTATGACAGAAATGCGAATACGGCCTATTTTAATGATGGTGGGGTAATTAATGTGCATCAGGATAACAGTGTTATTACAACCAAAATCGGGACTTATTATGTTAATGAGCAGCGTATTGTTTTCGATTCCAATTACCGCATTGTAAATGATGAATATATTACCGACGGAAAGAATGTAAACTATCTTCGTGGAGAAGGTATTGCTGTATTTAATGGACCAACAACTGTTACCAACAAAAAGAACCCTTCCAATTACGTCTATACAGAACAGGGACGCTATCTGATGAACTCTAAAGAAGTTTATCTGAAGAAGAATTCACGTATCCATTATAACGGTAAAATCCTTACCGGAGACGATATGTATTTCAATCAGATTACCGGTTTTGGTAAAGCAATTGGTAATGTAAAGCTGGATGATCCTGCCGAGAACAGATATATACTTGGAGGTTACGGAGAGATCTATGAAAAAACTGACTCTGCCGTAATTACTGAGAAACCATATGCCATAAAAGTACTGAAAACGGATTCTGTATATATTGCCGCAAAGAAAATTTTGGCATACCAAAAGTTGGACAGTAAAACAGGGCAGAAAAAAAGCTATATGCGGGCTTTTAAACAGGCAAGAATGTTTAAAACTAATGCGCAGGGACGTTCGGACTCTTTAGCATACAACGAAACCGATGGTGTTATGCATTTTGTAGGGAAACCCGTTTTCTGGGCTGGTGAAAGACAGGTTACCGGAGATACTATCAGAGCTTATTCCACACCCGATATGCAGCGTATAGATTCTGTGCGAGTGATGGGCGATGCTTTTGCTATCAGCAAGGTAGATTCATTAAACCTTAAAGATGAATTCAACCAGGTGAAAGGAAAGATCATGACGATTTACTTTCAGGAAGGTCAGTTAAAAGAAGCCAGAGTAAAAGGGAATGCCCAGGCTATTACATATGCCGATAATCAGGATGAAAAAACCAAAAAGGTAGACCGTATAGGTATTGCATATTCTACCTGCGGCGAAATTATTACTGAATTTGAAGAGAAAAAAGTGCAAACGATAACATGTAATATCGGTGCACTCACCGACTTGTATCCAATGAGTAAAGTCGCAAAGGCGAAAAGATTTTTCCCGGATTTTAATTGGAATACAAAAGACCGGCTGCAGCGATGGCGGGATATATTCCTAGATACCCCGAATTATCCGGAGAAACAGTATACCTCGGATAATACACTTTACGATGCCGCTCAGGGGATTATTAAGAGCAAGGAAGATGCCCAGAAGGCAAAAGAACCTAAACGGGTTAAAAAAGAATAA
- a CDS encoding YqgE/AlgH family protein, which translates to MNNSYKGKILISTPDISGDIFSRSVVLIIEHNESGAFGLILNKKNNFLSKRFNKIMQNDIEVYEGGPISQDKIFFIIHGERATSVNSEINEDYYLTDNVEEVIELIVKQELETKDIKIFSGYSGWSPQQLEGEVKNKMWTVIEVINLDYTESNDQNLWKKIMQGLGGEFLLWANAPEDISQN; encoded by the coding sequence ATGAATAACTCCTACAAAGGTAAGATTTTAATCTCCACGCCTGATATTTCCGGAGATATATTTTCCCGCTCTGTTGTCCTCATTATCGAACACAACGAATCAGGAGCCTTTGGCCTTATCCTTAATAAGAAAAATAATTTCCTGAGTAAACGCTTCAATAAAATAATGCAAAATGATATTGAGGTGTACGAAGGCGGACCTATATCTCAGGATAAAATATTCTTTATTATTCATGGAGAAAGAGCTACTTCTGTAAATTCTGAAATCAACGAAGACTACTACCTTACAGACAATGTTGAAGAGGTAATAGAGCTTATTGTAAAACAGGAACTGGAAACAAAAGATATCAAAATATTTTCCGGCTATTCAGGGTGGTCTCCCCAGCAGCTGGAAGGTGAGGTAAAAAATAAAATGTGGACAGTTATAGAAGTTATTAATTTGGATTACACAGAATCCAATGACCAGAACTTGTGGAAAAAAATAATGCAGGGATTAGGCGGAGAGTTTTTGTTATGGGCTAATGCGCCTGAAGATATTTCTCAGAACTAA
- the pdxH gene encoding pyridoxamine 5'-phosphate oxidase, producing MENLHDRRKVYEKAELLESQIEQSPFEMFKIWLKAAEEDTSVVEANAMDVSTVDEDGCPRTRIVLLKEYSEEGFVFFTNYNSYKGTAIAHNPKACLHFFWSTLERQVTIKAEMIKTSAQDSDTYFHSRPRGSQIGAVVSPQSSVIPDRSFLEEKLTETEKFFENKEVERPAHWGGYIAKPYEIEFWQGRPNRLHDRIVYTKTEDGSWKTDRLAP from the coding sequence ATGGAAAACCTACACGACAGAAGAAAAGTTTATGAAAAAGCAGAATTGCTTGAAAGTCAAATCGAACAGTCGCCTTTTGAAATGTTCAAAATATGGTTGAAAGCCGCGGAGGAAGATACAAGTGTTGTAGAGGCCAATGCAATGGATGTCTCTACGGTAGATGAAGACGGTTGCCCAAGAACCAGAATTGTTTTGTTAAAAGAATACTCTGAAGAAGGTTTTGTATTTTTTACCAATTATAATAGCTACAAAGGAACAGCTATAGCACATAATCCTAAAGCTTGCCTTCACTTTTTCTGGTCCACTTTGGAGCGTCAGGTAACTATTAAAGCGGAAATGATAAAAACATCAGCACAGGATTCCGATACTTATTTCCATTCACGCCCCCGTGGCAGCCAAATAGGAGCTGTTGTATCACCACAAAGCAGCGTTATTCCGGACAGGAGCTTTCTGGAAGAAAAGCTAACAGAAACGGAGAAGTTCTTCGAAAATAAAGAAGTAGAAAGACCTGCACATTGGGGAGGTTATATTGCTAAGCCTTATGAAATAGAATTCTGGCAGGGGAGACCTAACAGATTACACGACCGAATTGTTTATACCAAAACAGAAGATGGAAGTTGGAAAACAGATCGCCTGGCGCCATAG
- a CDS encoding VF530 family DNA-binding protein, translated as MEQQSKDPLHGKKLVDILEELVDYYQGFEELGNQINIRCFTHDPSIGSSLKFLRRTPWARTKVESLYLYVLRQKKKKGLL; from the coding sequence ATGGAACAGCAATCTAAAGATCCTTTACATGGAAAAAAACTAGTCGATATTCTGGAAGAATTGGTAGACTATTATCAAGGTTTTGAAGAGCTGGGAAATCAAATTAATATCCGCTGTTTCACTCATGATCCGAGTATCGGTTCCTCTTTAAAGTTTCTCCGCAGAACTCCATGGGCCAGAACCAAAGTGGAAAGCCTTTATCTATATGTCTTAAGACAAAAAAAGAAAAAAGGGTTGCTGTAA
- a CDS encoding HU family DNA-binding protein, which yields MNKSELIDAIAKDADITKVAAKKALESFISNVSSTLKKKDGKVSLVGFGTFSVAERAARQGINPSTKKPIKIAAKKVAKFKAGSELAESVNGKKK from the coding sequence ATGAACAAGTCTGAATTAATCGACGCAATTGCAAAGGATGCTGATATCACTAAAGTAGCAGCTAAGAAAGCATTAGAATCTTTCATCTCTAATGTATCTTCTACATTGAAGAAAAAAGATGGTAAAGTATCTTTAGTAGGTTTCGGAACTTTCTCCGTAGCTGAAAGAGCTGCTAGACAAGGTATCAACCCTTCAACAAAGAAACCAATTAAAATCGCTGCTAAAAAAGTAGCTAAATTTAAAGCTGGTTCTGAGTTAGCAGAATCTGTAAACGGTAAAAAGAAATAA
- a CDS encoding FKBP-type peptidyl-prolyl cis-trans isomerase, which yields MTIDNNHVVALNYTLHTIEENGEKTFVEQTTSENPLTFLYGVGMMIPKFEENIKGLTVGDKTSFTIAPEEAYGEKDPNALAQLPVDMFKESGMPPVGAMLPLSDNQGNNFQAIVVEVTPEVVIADLNHPMAGKTLNFDVEVLSTRPATEEELSHGHAHGVDGTEGH from the coding sequence ATGACAATAGACAACAATCATGTAGTTGCTTTAAACTACACACTTCATACAATTGAAGAAAACGGTGAGAAAACTTTTGTTGAGCAAACAACAAGTGAGAACCCTTTAACATTTTTATATGGTGTTGGAATGATGATTCCTAAATTTGAGGAAAACATCAAAGGTCTTACAGTAGGTGATAAAACTTCTTTCACAATTGCTCCTGAGGAAGCTTATGGTGAAAAAGATCCTAATGCATTGGCTCAATTACCAGTAGATATGTTCAAAGAGTCTGGTATGCCGCCAGTAGGTGCTATGCTTCCTTTATCTGATAACCAGGGAAATAACTTCCAGGCTATCGTTGTAGAGGTTACTCCGGAGGTTGTAATCGCAGATCTTAACCATCCAATGGCTGGTAAAACGTTGAACTTCGATGTTGAAGTTTTATCAACTCGTCCTGCTACAGAAGAAGAACTTTCTCACGGTCACGCTCATGGTGTTGACGGTACAGAAGGTCACTAA
- a CDS encoding helix-turn-helix domain-containing protein, with amino-acid sequence MKISIKLRKLREREKSSQAEVADELQVSQTAYNKWETGSTMPSLENIMKLCNYYNIGIADLLDDNFKILSDDINKKGIRVTEEIIQNIIKNQERLIELIEIQNGILVQILKCEN; translated from the coding sequence ATGAAAATTTCAATTAAACTTAGAAAATTAAGGGAGCGGGAAAAGTCTAGCCAGGCAGAAGTAGCTGATGAACTGCAAGTCTCTCAGACAGCATATAATAAATGGGAAACAGGATCTACTATGCCTTCTTTAGAAAATATAATGAAGTTGTGTAATTATTACAATATTGGTATTGCAGATTTATTAGATGACAATTTTAAAATTTTATCTGACGATATAAACAAGAAAGGAATAAGAGTAACGGAAGAAATAATTCAAAATATTATTAAAAATCAGGAAAGACTGATTGAGCTAATAGAAATACAAAACGGAATTCTGGTTCAAATATTGAAATGTGAGAATTGA
- a CDS encoding aspartate aminotransferase family protein yields the protein MKQEFYKYQAQTTQFASGFEVERAEGSYIYGKDGKAYLDFVAGVSANTLGHSHPKIVQAIKEQTDKYLHVMVYGEYAQEKPVALCQLLADATPAPLEVTYLVNSGAEAIDGALKLAKRYTGREEIISFKDSYHGNTHGALSVSGNETHKREYRPLLPMINFIGFNEEKDLEQITEKTAGVIVETIQGAAGFIMPENEFFIKLKRRCEEVGALLILDEIQPGFGRTGKLFAFEHFGIVPDILVMGKGMGGGVPVGAFMASAEVMQTLSHSPKLGHITTFGGNPLIAAASHATLSEVLESGVMDEMYRKEQLFRELLVHPKIKKINGMGLMLAVDLGTPEYCLDVAKRCMENGLIVFWQLYKNNFMRITPPLIITDEEIKKGCKIIIDALNEN from the coding sequence ATGAAACAAGAGTTTTATAAATATCAGGCGCAGACAACACAATTTGCTTCAGGATTTGAAGTGGAGCGTGCAGAAGGAAGTTATATTTATGGTAAAGACGGGAAAGCTTACCTGGATTTTGTAGCAGGAGTTTCTGCCAATACATTGGGACATTCCCATCCGAAAATTGTTCAGGCTATTAAGGAGCAAACAGACAAATATCTTCATGTAATGGTGTATGGCGAATATGCACAGGAAAAGCCTGTTGCACTTTGTCAGCTTTTAGCCGATGCTACACCTGCGCCATTAGAAGTTACTTATTTGGTAAACTCCGGAGCGGAAGCTATTGATGGAGCTTTGAAATTAGCCAAAAGATATACCGGACGTGAGGAAATTATTTCCTTTAAAGATTCCTATCATGGAAATACTCACGGTGCACTAAGTGTTTCTGGTAACGAAACACACAAAAGAGAGTATCGTCCTTTGCTTCCGATGATTAACTTCATTGGGTTTAATGAAGAAAAAGATCTGGAGCAGATTACAGAAAAAACAGCAGGAGTTATTGTTGAAACAATCCAGGGCGCTGCCGGATTTATTATGCCGGAAAACGAATTCTTTATAAAGCTAAAGAGAAGATGTGAAGAAGTAGGTGCATTGCTTATCTTGGACGAGATCCAGCCTGGATTTGGAAGAACCGGAAAACTCTTTGCTTTTGAACACTTCGGAATTGTTCCGGACATCTTAGTAATGGGTAAAGGAATGGGTGGAGGTGTTCCTGTAGGAGCGTTTATGGCCAGTGCTGAAGTTATGCAGACGCTCTCTCACTCTCCAAAACTAGGACACATTACAACATTTGGTGGAAATCCATTAATTGCAGCGGCATCTCATGCTACTTTATCCGAAGTACTGGAATCTGGTGTGATGGATGAAATGTATAGAAAAGAGCAGCTTTTCAGAGAATTACTAGTACATCCGAAGATTAAAAAAATTAACGGAATGGGGCTTATGCTGGCCGTAGATCTTGGGACTCCCGAGTATTGTCTGGATGTAGCGAAACGTTGCATGGAAAATGGACTTATTGTATTCTGGCAACTCTATAAAAATAATTTTATGCGCATCACTCCACCTCTGATAATCACCGATGAAGAGATAAAAAAAGGGTGCAAGATCATAATAGACGCTCTCAATGAAAATTAA
- a CDS encoding aminotransferase class IV — MIKNFQNIQKDPANRAFLFGDGVWVSFYIRNNELILAEECYFYLMASMRKLRLNIPQSYTLEFFKQLFQEEVIDKGTKNAIVRFFAYRGNNGLNLAKNEVEYYFEAEETEDVLASAKDYEMDLIKEINVNTNLLNNIHVHSPENIYAGIYASENDLDDVILLNPDKRIARTSQGNILLLTDNTLRVPKHTEGAYISPLLESFVTFLDKKGLALLEEAEIIAFETQKADEVLMISETSGIHHVTKIRNKEFSKAKFAGLLEEWQNSFN, encoded by the coding sequence ATGATTAAGAATTTTCAAAATATACAAAAAGACCCGGCTAACCGGGCTTTTTTGTTCGGTGACGGAGTATGGGTTTCTTTTTATATCAGAAATAATGAGCTTATTTTGGCAGAAGAATGCTATTTCTATCTTATGGCTTCTATGCGTAAGCTTCGATTGAATATTCCGCAGTCTTATACATTGGAGTTTTTTAAACAATTGTTTCAGGAAGAAGTAATTGATAAAGGAACAAAGAATGCTATTGTCCGATTCTTTGCTTACAGAGGCAATAATGGTCTTAATCTGGCAAAGAATGAAGTAGAATATTATTTTGAGGCAGAGGAAACAGAAGATGTTTTAGCAAGTGCTAAAGACTATGAAATGGATCTTATAAAGGAGATTAATGTTAATACAAATCTTCTGAACAATATCCATGTGCATTCTCCGGAAAATATATATGCAGGAATCTATGCTTCCGAAAATGATCTGGATGATGTTATATTACTGAATCCTGACAAAAGAATTGCGAGAACTTCGCAGGGAAATATCTTGTTATTGACGGATAATACACTGCGTGTTCCAAAACATACTGAAGGTGCTTATATCTCTCCGTTGCTGGAATCATTTGTAACCTTTCTGGATAAAAAGGGACTGGCTCTTCTGGAAGAAGCCGAGATTATTGCCTTTGAAACTCAGAAAGCAGATGAAGTCCTGATGATTTCTGAAACGAGTGGAATACACCACGTAACAAAAATTAGAAATAAAGAGTTTTCTAAAGCGAAATTTGCAGGCCTATTAGAGGAATGGCAAAATAGTTTTAACTAA